From a single Streptomyces sp. NBC_00377 genomic region:
- the gltX gene encoding glutamate--tRNA ligase: MASAPGSPSPKSSTSLGQGVPPRVRFCPSPTGNPHVGLVRTALFNWAFAKHHQGTLVFRIEDTDAARDSEESYDQLLDSLRWLGFDWDEGPEVGGPHAPYRQSQRMDLYADVARKLLDAGHAYHCYCSQEELDTRRDAARAAGRPSGYDGHCRDLTEEQVAEYKAQGRTPIVRFRMPDETITFTDLVRGELTFTAENVPDFGIVRANGAPLYTLVNPVDDALMEITHVLRGEDLLSSTPRQIALYKALTELGIAQGTPRFGHLPYVMGEGNKKLSKRDPESSLNLYRERGFLPEGLLNYLSLLGWSLSADQDIFTMDEMTAAFEIGDVNPNPARFDLKKCEAINADHIRLLDVKDFTERCAPWLKAPYAPWSPEDFDAARWEAIAPHAQTRLKVLSEITDNVDFLFLPEPVFDEASWTKAMKEGSDALLTTAREKLAAADWTSSESLKEAVLAAGEVHGLKLGKAQAPVRVAVTGRTVGLPLFESLEVLGKEKTLARIDAALARLAA, encoded by the coding sequence GTGGCTAGCGCACCCGGCTCTCCCTCCCCCAAGTCCTCGACTTCGCTCGGACAGGGGGTACCCCCACGCGTCCGTTTCTGTCCCTCGCCCACCGGTAACCCCCACGTGGGCCTGGTCCGCACCGCCCTGTTCAACTGGGCGTTCGCCAAGCACCACCAGGGCACGCTGGTCTTCCGCATCGAGGACACCGACGCCGCCCGCGACTCCGAGGAGTCCTACGACCAGCTGCTGGACTCGCTGCGCTGGCTGGGCTTCGACTGGGACGAGGGCCCCGAGGTCGGCGGCCCGCACGCGCCGTACCGCCAGTCGCAGCGGATGGACCTCTACGCCGACGTCGCCCGCAAGCTCCTCGACGCCGGCCACGCCTACCACTGCTACTGCTCCCAGGAGGAGCTGGACACCCGCCGCGACGCCGCCCGCGCCGCCGGCCGGCCCTCCGGCTACGACGGCCACTGCCGCGACCTCACCGAGGAGCAGGTGGCGGAGTACAAGGCCCAGGGCCGCACCCCGATCGTCCGTTTCCGGATGCCCGACGAGACGATCACGTTCACGGACCTGGTCCGAGGCGAGCTGACGTTCACCGCCGAGAACGTGCCGGACTTCGGCATCGTCCGCGCGAACGGCGCCCCGCTGTACACCCTGGTCAACCCGGTGGACGACGCGCTGATGGAGATCACGCACGTCCTGCGCGGTGAGGACCTGCTCTCCTCCACCCCCCGCCAGATCGCCCTGTACAAGGCGCTGACCGAACTGGGCATCGCCCAGGGGACCCCGCGCTTCGGCCACCTGCCGTACGTGATGGGCGAGGGCAACAAGAAGCTGTCGAAGCGGGACCCGGAGTCCTCGCTCAACCTCTACCGCGAGCGCGGCTTCCTCCCCGAGGGACTGCTCAACTACCTCTCGCTGCTCGGCTGGTCGCTCTCGGCCGACCAGGACATCTTCACGATGGACGAGATGACCGCGGCCTTCGAGATCGGGGACGTCAACCCCAACCCGGCGCGCTTCGACCTGAAGAAGTGCGAGGCGATCAACGCCGACCACATCCGCCTGCTGGACGTGAAGGACTTCACGGAGCGCTGCGCGCCCTGGCTGAAGGCCCCCTACGCCCCCTGGTCCCCGGAGGACTTCGACGCGGCCAGGTGGGAGGCGATCGCCCCGCACGCCCAGACCCGTCTGAAGGTGCTGTCGGAGATCACCGACAACGTCGACTTCCTCTTCCTCCCCGAGCCGGTCTTCGACGAGGCGAGCTGGACGAAGGCGATGAAGGAGGGCAGCGACGCGCTGCTCACGACGGCCCGCGAGAAGCTGGCGGCCGCCGACTGGACCTCGTCCGAGTCCCTCAAGGAGGCCGTCCTGGCCGCCGGTGAGGTGCATGGGCTCAAGCTCGGCAAGGCCCAGGCCCCGGTCCGCGTCGCCGTCACCGGCCGCACGGTCGGCCTGCCGCTCTTCGAGTCCCTGGAGGTCCTGGGCAAGGAGAAGACGCTGGCCCGCATCGACGCGGCCCTCGCGAGGCTCGCGGCGTAA
- a CDS encoding fumarylacetoacetate hydrolase family protein → MRIARFSIDGNVAFGAVEGDKPDELVLDIIKGIPFTDFELSGTKVPLSKVRLLPPVLPNKVVAFGRNYAEHARELGNEVPDAPFAFFKPSTSVIGPGDAIQYPAFSEEVHHEAELAVVIGRLCREVPRERVKDVIFGYTCANDVTARDVQKREKQWARAKGFDTSCPLGPWVETGLDLKTASDLTVQATVNGQQRQLGRTSEMIHSIEDLIVNITEAMTLLPGDVILTGTPAGVGPLAVGDEVAVTIEGIGTLTNKVVKRG, encoded by the coding sequence GTGCGCATCGCCAGGTTCTCCATCGACGGGAACGTCGCCTTCGGCGCGGTCGAGGGCGACAAGCCGGACGAGCTCGTCCTCGACATCATCAAGGGCATCCCGTTCACGGACTTCGAGCTCTCCGGCACCAAGGTGCCGCTGAGCAAGGTCCGCCTGCTCCCGCCCGTCCTGCCCAACAAGGTCGTGGCCTTCGGCCGCAACTACGCCGAGCACGCGCGCGAACTGGGCAACGAGGTGCCGGACGCCCCGTTCGCCTTCTTCAAGCCGTCCACCTCGGTGATCGGACCCGGCGACGCCATCCAGTACCCGGCCTTCTCCGAGGAGGTCCACCACGAGGCCGAACTCGCCGTGGTCATCGGCCGGCTGTGCCGCGAGGTCCCGCGCGAGCGCGTCAAGGACGTGATCTTCGGCTACACCTGCGCGAACGACGTCACCGCCCGCGACGTCCAGAAGCGCGAGAAGCAATGGGCCCGGGCCAAGGGATTCGACACCTCCTGCCCGCTGGGCCCCTGGGTGGAGACCGGCCTGGACCTGAAGACCGCGAGCGACCTCACGGTCCAGGCGACGGTCAACGGACAGCAGCGGCAGCTCGGCCGCACCAGCGAGATGATCCACTCGATCGAGGATCTGATCGTCAACATCACCGAGGCCATGACGCTGCTCCCCGGCGACGTGATCCTCACGGGCACCCCGGCAGGGGTGGGCCCCCTGGCTGTCGGCGACGAGGTCGCCGTCACCATCGAAGGCATCGGCACTCTCACCAACAAGGTTGTCAAGCGTGGCTAG
- a CDS encoding nitrate- and nitrite sensing domain-containing protein has translation MQGRFKRDGSASAEPEPHGGTGPMAVGSSPQHAQNPGQAPTGDGGERPGRPGVSASSSSAPPTPKKPPAGPTGPGPRVALRNWRISTRLVALLTLPVVAATTLGALRINQSMDDIQQLDNMKLLTDMTKQATDLAVALQDERDRSAGPLAHGVKANEPGIVGFRQKTDRALSAFQDASEEIDGATADGNLQGVRDSLVGLLSDLGNLAKVRTTAYAEKNNSTQTVEAYHRLITSLLDLSQDMAQATSNPEMIQRTRALAAFSSAKEYASVQRAVLAAALPASSNVYGTLAENDRQYAEAALENEDSELASFRSIYGDSGAEELLAPVDTGNPVIEDADTFANRALSSANGLKSLDKQSYQDWIDASSTKIKQMNNIELTLLEDMEQKARQLRAESEREAIISGALILLVLGVSLVGAFVVARSMIRSLRRLQETATKVAQDRLPELVKQLSESDPQDVDTSVESVGVHSRDEIGQVAAAFDDVHREAVRLAAEQALLRGNVNAMFTNLSRRSQGLIQRQLSLISELESREADPDQLSSLFKLDHLATRMRRNGENLLVLAGEEPGRRWTRPVPLVDVLRAAASEVEQYERIELASVPTTEVAGRVVNDLVHLLAELLENATSFSSPQTKVKVTGHALPDGRVLIEIHDTGIGLSPEDLAAINERLASPPTVDVSVSRRMGLFVVGRLSQRHGIRIQLRPSDSGGTTALVMLPVDVAQGGKKPQPKPGQGSVAGGPAAAQAAAGVAAARRQNGSQNGSQNGSQGGALGAGPGSGGRLAAGQGPRAALPGRDGGGRPGGQPPRGPQQPPASPQQGRPAPAGAGTGFGGQAPGAPQGLQAAGTGSQGTDMFGGRPPQRGNKAEQGGRGRQPQLPPRGGARAELPGGNGQPRVTSWGDENAQPPVGRSPLDAPRGHEEPDVAQTSRMPRIDDRQGPAATSEIPAVPRIDDRQGPAGPADFGRPVANGVQNTGRFPAVGTPRADVDGGQDTGRFQRPGTSGQQDDNGFTRSDVFGAPGGQNAPAVPNQFAPQAYDNGSTGQFAVPGFDSSSTGQHSLPGRQDPSATGQFPAPQTGAYGAPSQPPVPPRPAGRAEQAGRGAGQRADEGRGPGDGWALPPASGPGDGRTPLYDTLETNWFHGQQAGDAAAAPAPQQHQQPQTPAAPQRSAAANASWRTSPNDELVRQAERVRQPAAGGVTTSGLPRRVPRANLVPGTAQQQQHQPGPQVSRAPDDVRGRLTNLRRGIAQGRQAGNGQTGSFPSPTHQQER, from the coding sequence GTGCAGGGACGTTTCAAGAGGGATGGCAGCGCTTCGGCCGAGCCGGAGCCGCACGGCGGGACTGGCCCGATGGCAGTCGGCTCCTCGCCCCAGCACGCCCAGAACCCGGGCCAGGCTCCGACCGGTGACGGCGGTGAGCGCCCCGGGCGTCCCGGCGTGTCCGCGTCGTCGAGTTCTGCTCCCCCGACTCCTAAGAAGCCGCCGGCCGGCCCCACCGGGCCCGGTCCCCGTGTGGCGCTGCGCAACTGGCGCATCTCCACGCGTCTGGTGGCGCTGCTGACCCTGCCGGTGGTCGCGGCCACCACGCTGGGCGCGCTGCGCATCAACCAGTCGATGGACGACATCCAGCAGCTCGACAACATGAAGCTGCTGACGGACATGACCAAGCAGGCCACCGACCTCGCCGTCGCGCTCCAGGACGAGCGCGACCGTTCGGCCGGCCCGCTGGCGCACGGCGTCAAGGCGAACGAGCCGGGCATCGTCGGCTTCCGCCAGAAGACGGACCGCGCGCTGAGCGCCTTCCAGGACGCGTCGGAGGAGATCGACGGCGCCACCGCCGACGGCAACCTCCAGGGCGTCCGCGACAGCCTCGTCGGCCTGCTGAGCGACCTGGGCAACCTCGCCAAGGTCCGCACCACGGCCTACGCGGAGAAGAACAACTCCACCCAGACGGTGGAGGCCTACCACCGCCTCATCACCAGCCTGCTCGACCTCTCCCAGGACATGGCGCAGGCCACGAGCAACCCGGAGATGATCCAGCGCACGCGTGCGCTGGCCGCCTTCTCCTCCGCCAAGGAGTACGCCTCCGTCCAGCGCGCCGTGCTCGCGGCGGCGCTGCCGGCGAGCAGCAACGTCTACGGCACCCTCGCCGAGAACGACCGGCAGTACGCCGAGGCCGCGCTCGAGAACGAGGACTCCGAGCTCGCGAGTTTCCGCAGCATCTACGGCGACAGCGGCGCCGAGGAACTGCTGGCGCCCGTCGACACGGGCAACCCGGTCATCGAGGACGCCGACACCTTCGCCAACCGGGCGCTCAGCTCCGCGAACGGTCTGAAGTCGCTGGACAAGCAGTCGTACCAGGACTGGATCGACGCCAGCTCGACCAAGATCAAGCAGATGAACAACATCGAGCTCACGCTGCTCGAGGACATGGAGCAGAAGGCGCGTCAGCTGCGCGCCGAGTCGGAGCGCGAAGCGATCATCTCCGGTGCGCTCATCCTGCTCGTGCTCGGTGTCTCGCTGGTCGGCGCGTTCGTCGTCGCCCGGTCCATGATCCGTTCGCTGCGCCGCCTCCAGGAGACCGCCACCAAGGTCGCCCAGGACCGCCTGCCCGAGCTGGTCAAGCAGCTGTCCGAGTCCGACCCGCAGGACGTCGACACGTCCGTGGAGTCGGTCGGTGTGCACTCCCGGGACGAGATCGGCCAGGTGGCCGCGGCCTTCGACGACGTGCACCGCGAGGCCGTCCGCCTCGCCGCCGAGCAGGCCCTCCTGCGGGGCAACGTCAACGCGATGTTCACCAACCTCTCGCGCCGCTCCCAGGGCCTCATCCAGCGTCAGCTCTCGCTCATCTCCGAACTGGAGTCCCGCGAGGCCGACCCGGACCAGCTGTCCTCGCTCTTCAAGCTCGACCACCTCGCGACCCGCATGCGCCGTAACGGTGAGAACCTCCTCGTCCTCGCGGGTGAGGAGCCCGGCCGCCGCTGGACCCGTCCGGTCCCGCTGGTCGACGTGCTGCGCGCCGCCGCCTCCGAGGTGGAGCAGTACGAGCGCATCGAACTGGCCTCCGTGCCGACCACCGAAGTGGCCGGCCGGGTCGTCAACGACCTCGTGCACCTCCTCGCCGAGCTGCTCGAGAACGCCACCTCGTTCTCCTCTCCGCAGACCAAGGTCAAGGTCACCGGTCACGCGCTGCCCGACGGCCGCGTCCTGATCGAGATCCACGACACCGGCATCGGCCTCTCCCCCGAGGACCTCGCCGCGATCAACGAGCGGCTCGCCTCGCCGCCCACCGTGGACGTGTCGGTCTCCCGGCGCATGGGTCTGTTCGTGGTCGGTCGTCTGTCGCAACGCCACGGCATCCGCATCCAGCTGCGCCCCTCCGACTCCGGCGGCACGACCGCGCTGGTCATGCTGCCCGTGGACGTCGCCCAGGGCGGCAAGAAGCCCCAGCCCAAGCCCGGTCAGGGCAGCGTCGCGGGCGGTCCCGCCGCCGCGCAGGCCGCCGCCGGCGTCGCCGCCGCCCGTCGCCAGAACGGCTCGCAGAACGGCTCGCAGAACGGCTCGCAGGGCGGTGCCCTGGGCGCCGGTCCCGGGTCCGGTGGCCGCCTCGCGGCGGGCCAGGGTCCCCGGGCCGCGCTGCCCGGCCGTGACGGCGGTGGCCGTCCCGGTGGTCAGCCGCCGCGCGGGCCGCAGCAGCCTCCCGCCTCCCCCCAGCAGGGCCGACCGGCCCCGGCCGGCGCGGGCACCGGCTTCGGCGGCCAGGCGCCCGGCGCACCGCAGGGCCTCCAGGCGGCCGGTACGGGTTCGCAGGGCACGGACATGTTCGGCGGACGTCCGCCGCAGCGGGGCAACAAGGCCGAGCAGGGCGGCCGGGGCCGTCAGCCTCAGCTGCCGCCGCGCGGTGGTGCGCGCGCCGAGCTGCCCGGCGGCAACGGGCAGCCGCGCGTGACCAGCTGGGGTGACGAGAACGCCCAGCCGCCGGTCGGGCGCAGCCCGCTGGACGCCCCGCGCGGTCACGAGGAGCCGGACGTCGCCCAGACGTCGCGCATGCCGCGCATCGACGACCGCCAGGGTCCCGCCGCCACTTCCGAGATACCGGCCGTCCCGCGGATCGACGACCGGCAGGGCCCGGCGGGTCCCGCCGACTTCGGCCGTCCCGTCGCGAACGGTGTGCAGAACACGGGCCGGTTCCCGGCCGTGGGCACCCCCCGGGCGGACGTCGACGGAGGCCAGGACACCGGCCGGTTCCAGCGTCCCGGCACCAGTGGCCAGCAGGACGACAACGGCTTCACCCGGTCCGACGTCTTCGGCGCCCCGGGCGGGCAGAACGCTCCGGCGGTCCCGAACCAGTTCGCCCCGCAGGCGTACGACAACGGTTCCACCGGCCAGTTCGCCGTGCCCGGCTTCGACTCCTCCTCGACCGGTCAGCACTCGCTGCCCGGCCGCCAGGACCCCTCGGCCACCGGCCAGTTCCCCGCTCCGCAGACGGGTGCCTACGGCGCCCCGTCGCAGCCTCCGGTTCCGCCGCGCCCCGCCGGGCGTGCGGAGCAGGCAGGCCGGGGCGCCGGGCAGCGTGCCGACGAGGGACGGGGACCGGGCGACGGCTGGGCACTCCCGCCGGCCTCGGGTCCCGGTGACGGGCGCACGCCGCTGTACGACACGCTGGAGACCAACTGGTTCCACGGTCAGCAGGCGGGCGACGCGGCTGCGGCACCGGCTCCTCAGCAGCACCAGCAGCCGCAGACACCGGCTGCCCCCCAGCGTTCCGCAGCCGCGAATGCCTCCTGGCGCACCTCGCCGAACGACGAACTCGTCCGGCAGGCCGAGCGGGTCAGGCAGCCGGCCGCGGGCGGCGTCACCACGTCCGGCCTGCCGCGCCGGGTGCCCAGGGCGAACCTCGTCCCGGGCACGGCTCAGCAGCAACAGCACCAACCCGGTCCGCAGGTCTCGCGTGCGCCTGACGACGTACGCGGCCGACTGACCAATCTTCGTCGGGGCATCGCGCAGGGTCGTCAGGCCGGCAACGGTCAGACCGGCAGTTTCCCGAGCCCCACTCACCAGCAGGAGCGTTAG
- a CDS encoding roadblock/LC7 domain-containing protein: MSQAAQNLNWLITNFVDNTPGVSHTVVVSADGLLLAMSEGFPRDRADQLAAVASGLTSLTAGASRIFEGGSVAQTVVEMERGFLFLMSVSDGSSLAVLAHPECDIGLVGYEMTLLVDRAGAVLTPDLRAELQGSLLH; this comes from the coding sequence ATGAGCCAGGCGGCACAGAACCTGAACTGGTTGATCACCAACTTCGTGGACAACACCCCCGGGGTGTCCCACACCGTTGTCGTGTCCGCCGACGGGCTCCTGCTCGCCATGTCCGAGGGTTTCCCGCGTGACCGTGCCGACCAGCTGGCGGCCGTCGCGTCGGGTCTCACCTCGCTGACGGCCGGCGCCTCCCGGATCTTCGAAGGCGGCAGCGTGGCCCAGACCGTCGTCGAGATGGAGCGAGGATTCCTCTTCCTCATGTCCGTCTCGGACGGCTCGTCGCTCGCCGTTCTCGCGCACCCCGAGTGCGACATCGGCCTCGTCGGCTACGAGATGACCCTCCTCGTCGACCGCGCGGGCGCGGTCCTCACACCTGATCTGCGCGCCGAGCTCCAGGGCAGTCTGCTCCACTGA
- a CDS encoding DUF742 domain-containing protein, whose amino-acid sequence MTPPTAHHDPYAEPYGDEGDQPLVRPYAMTGGRTRPRYQLAIEALISTTADPAALMGLLPEHQRICHLCREVKSVAEVSALLAMPLGVARILVADLAEAGLVAIHQPGGDENNGGAPDVTLLERVLSGLRKL is encoded by the coding sequence ATGACCCCGCCCACCGCCCATCATGATCCGTACGCGGAGCCGTACGGGGATGAGGGCGACCAGCCGCTGGTGCGTCCGTATGCGATGACCGGTGGCCGGACCCGGCCGCGCTATCAGCTCGCCATCGAGGCGCTGATCAGCACCACGGCCGACCCGGCAGCGCTCATGGGGCTGCTCCCGGAGCACCAGCGCATCTGCCATCTGTGCCGTGAGGTCAAGTCGGTCGCGGAGGTATCGGCGCTCCTGGCCATGCCGCTGGGGGTGGCGCGGATCCTGGTCGCGGACCTCGCCGAGGCCGGACTGGTGGCCATCCACCAGCCGGGCGGCGACGAGAACAACGGTGGCGCTCCGGACGTGACGCTGCTCGAAAGGGTGCTCAGTGGACTTCGCAAGCTCTGA
- a CDS encoding GTP-binding protein has product MDFASSDGGRATTSAKIVVAGGFGVGKTTFVGAVSEINPLRTEAVMTSASAGIDDLTHTGDKTTTTVAMDFGRITLDQDLILYLFGTPGQDRFWFMWDDLVRGAIGAIVLVDTRRLADCFPAVDYFENSGLPFVVALNGFDGSQPYQPEEVREALQIGPDTPIITTDARHRSDAKSALITLVEHALMARLR; this is encoded by the coding sequence GTGGACTTCGCAAGCTCTGACGGAGGGCGGGCAACCACCTCCGCGAAGATCGTGGTGGCGGGGGGCTTCGGCGTGGGCAAGACCACGTTCGTGGGCGCCGTCTCCGAGATCAACCCGCTGCGCACGGAGGCCGTCATGACGTCCGCGTCGGCGGGCATCGACGACCTCACCCACACCGGGGACAAGACCACCACCACGGTGGCCATGGACTTCGGCCGTATCACCCTGGACCAGGACCTGATCCTGTACCTGTTCGGCACGCCCGGCCAGGACCGCTTCTGGTTCATGTGGGACGACCTGGTGCGCGGTGCGATCGGCGCGATCGTGCTGGTCGACACCCGTCGTCTCGCCGACTGCTTCCCGGCGGTCGACTACTTCGAGAACAGCGGTCTGCCGTTCGTCGTGGCCCTGAACGGCTTCGACGGCTCGCAGCCCTACCAGCCCGAAGAGGTGCGCGAGGCGCTCCAGATCGGACCGGACACCCCGATCATCACGACGGATGCCCGGCACCGCTCGGACGCCAAGAGCGCGCTGATCACGCTGGTCGAGCACGCGCTCATGGCGCGGCTGCGGTAA